The stretch of DNA TGCCGCCAGGGGCGCCCCCCCGGCTTGCGCCAATAACGCCGCGGCATCGCTAACGCCTTCGGCCGTGAGCCAGGCCGTCGCGGCGGCCGTGCCTGGCGCGCTCATCGGCCACTGACGGCAACGGCTGATAACCGTAGGCAACAAGCGGTCGAGGCGTGCCGACACCAGCAAAAACACGATGCCCGCCGACGGTTCCTCAAGCGTCTTGAGCAAGGCGTTAGCCGCCGCGACATTCAGCGCTTCAGCCGGATACAGCACCACGACCCGTGCCCCACCCCGGTGTGCGCCGACAGTACAAAAATCGAGCAACGCACGGACCTGTTCGATCTTGATTTCGCGGCTGGGGGCACGGGTTTTTTTGGCGTCATCGGTGGCACTGGCCTTGTCGGCTTTTTCATCGGTGCTGGCCGCACTGGCAAACCCCGCTTCGGCGGCGAGGGCTTCGGGCAACACGATGCGGTAATCCGGATGATTGCCCTGGGTGAACCAGTGGCACGCCGCGCAAGCGCCACACGGCTCGCCGTTGGGTTTGGGGGTTTCGCATAGCAGGCCCTGCGCCAGATGCTGCGCGAAACGCAGCTTGCCAATGCCCGCTTGCCCATGCAGCAAAAGCGCATGTGGCCAATGTCCGCGAAGCTGTTGCAGGCGGTCCCAGTCATCGGTTTGCCACGGATAGATCATGGTCGCTGTTTCACTTGAAGGAGCTTGAGGGCAAGGATTTTAAGCGGGCTTTGAAGCAGGCTTTAAAACAGGTTTTGAAGCGGGCTTTGACGGGCGCTCACAGCCTGGCGAGCAGCGCTTCGAGTTGCTGCCGGATCAGCGCGATGTCCTGCGACGAATCAATCAGCGCGAAACGTTGCGGCGCTTCTTGCGCGCGGCGCAGATATTCGGCCCGGGTACGCGCAAAAAAACGCTCTGATTCGCGCTCGAAGCGGTCTGGCTCACGGGCGGCGCTGCGGCGTGCGCTGGCGGTATCGGGTGCCAGGTCGAACAGTACGGTCAAATCCGGCTGAAACTCGCCCTGAACCCAGCGCTCGAGCGTTTCGAGCTTGTCGCGCGGCAACCCGCGTCCCCCGCCCTGATAAGCGAACGTCGCATCTGTAAAACGATCGGACAAGACCCAGTCGCCCTGTGCCAGCGCGGGCTCGATCACCTGTGCCAGATGCTCGCGGCGCGCGGCGAACATCAGCAAGGCTTCGGTTTCGAGCGCCATCGGCTGATGCAGCAGGATTTCGCGCAAGGTTTCGCCGAGTGCCGTACCACCGGGTTCGCGGGTCATGATCACGGTGCCGCCTGCGCGGGCTGCACGCGTGTGCAACTGCTGGCGAAACCATTCGAGATGCGTGGTTTTGCCCGCGCCGTCAATGCCTTCAAACGTGATGAATTTGCCGCGCGCCATTATTGCGCTCCCCGGATGTATTGATTAACTGCCTTGTTGTGCTCGTCTAGCGTGGCGGAAAACTCGCTGCTGCCATCGCCCCGCGAGACAAAATACAGTGCGGAGCTGGATGCCGGATTGAGCGCCGCCGCTAGCGCCGCCGCTCCCGGCAGCGAGATCGGCGTCGGCGGCAGCCCGCGGCGCGTGTAGGTGTTGTACGGCGTATCGGTTTGCAGGTCGCGTTTTCGCAACCGGCCGGTATAGTCCGGCCCCATGCCGTAGATCACCGTCGGGTCAGTCTGCAACGGCATGCCCACGCGCAGCCGGTTGGCGAACACGGCGGCGACGAGCGGCCGGTCGGACGCTTTACCGGTTTCTTTTTCGATCATCGAAGCCATGATGAGCGCGGCATACGGCGTCGTATAAGGCAAACCTGGTGCGCGGGCCGCCCACGCTTCGTTCAGACGCAGTTGCATGAGCCGATAGGCACGGCGGTAGACAGCCAGATCGCTGGTGTTTTTGTCGAACAGGTAGGTATCGGGGAAAAACAGTCCTTCGCCATTGCCGCTGGCGGCTTCGGGCGCGCCTAGCAGCCGCAGCAGTTCGGCATCGCTCACGCCTTGCGTGTCGTGGCGCAGCGCGGGGTTGGCGTCGAGCTCGGCGCGCATGCGTTGTAACGTCCAGCCTTCGATGATCGTGGCGACGTATTCGTTGACGTCACCGCGAGCGATTTTTTGCAGCACGTCATACGGCGTAACGCCGCTTTTGAACGCATAGTTGCCAGGCTTGAGTTGCCCTTGCAATCCAAGCAGGCGCGCCATCAGGACGAATAAATCGGACTGGACAGGGACGCCGCCGCGGTTGAGCTGCAAGGTGACACTGCGCAGGCTGCTATGGGGCTTCAGGGTGACGTCGAGTTGTGCGGACGCCAGTTGAACCGGCGTGGTGGCCCAGTAATACCCCCCCGCCGCGCAGGCTGCGGCCAGAATCACGGCGGTGCTGCCGGCGACAAGACATTTTTTCAGAAAAGACACAACGGGGACGATTTTGAGTTTAAACCGCAAGCGGTTGATTGATAACGTAAAAGTCTCGTGCCGAGCCGGGCGGGACCTTTGCCAGGGGGGCCACTGCGGCTCTTTGCGGAGCTCTTTGGGGTTTTGTCAGCTGCGTATTGTATAGGCGTGGGCATTCATCGAGGCAGATATAGAAACCCTCTTGCATACGCGGTTACAGGTGCTTCATTTTTATGCTTCACATTCACAACCCATCCCACCTGGGCAAACATGTAGCGACGTCTGCCGCTTACATGGCTCGCAATCCCCTGCGTCACTAATAAGCTTACCGGGTTCACCTCGTGCGAAAACAGACCTGATTAACCGGCTTCCAGGCGAAAAGCTGAGCTGAAAAAGTTCCACAGTGTAATTTCAGATTAATCCGATCCAGGTCTCATATACAGGCAAAGACAGGAGATTCATTATTGTCAGTTGATAAAAATCCCCTGCCAATAATGAGAACCATACATCTGCCAAAATATGTCACGGTCCGTCAGTTGCCTGCTGTAATGGAGTTCATCGTTTCGCTACATGCAGATTCCAGCTCAGCACTGGATATTAATTGTGCGCAATTCGAATTCGTTGACCCGCTGGGGCTGTGTCTTCTGCAATATCACCTGGACACGATTTCTCGTGTCAGTTCACAGGTGAATCTCAAATGTCTGTCTGGCAATCTCGCCGCCTACTTGAACAGGATGGATTTTTTTGCGGGACTGGACAATGTCTATTGTGAAAATGCGCCACAGAAAAGTCGCTGGGCCGAGATCGATCATGGATTTGTCGCGCTAACGAAACTAGTCACCAACAGCAACATTGACAAGATTGCCGGGAAATTGGCGCGAACAATGGCTGGAGCCTCGTCAGTTTCTTGTGAAGCCGATCCTGACGGCATGCGTGCCAGCCCTGCGGACCGACTGCATACTGCATTGCAATACGTTCTCTCGGAATTGATCAACAATGCCGCGTCTCATGGAAAAATGCGCGGCTATCCGTATTCTGAAATCTGGGTGGCTGCTCAATATTACAAGGGCGGAAATGTCCGGCTGGCGATAGTCGATAACGGATGTGGGTTCCTGGAAAGCTTGCGTGGACATCCTGGATTGCACCACGAGACCCATCGTCATGCAATTCTGACAGCATTGCAGCCCAGAATAAGTTGCAACCGCGATCTAACTCGCGGGCTCGATTCAGGCAACCAAGGCATCGGCCTTACGGCCTCAAAGACCCTAACCATGGCTGCAAGCGGAAGAATCGACATCTTTAGCGGTAACGCCTGGTACCGGGAAACGCTGGCCGGGGCGCATTCGGAGGATTTGCTTTTCCCCTGGCAGGGGGTTGGAATTTCTCTCACGATGAATCGATCGCTACTACAAGAACTCGAAATCGCACGTATTATTCAAAGCATCGCTCCGCTGCGAGAGTCGCGCGATTTCAATTTTGTTGAGTGAGGTTTTTATGGTACGAGCTGGCACGAATACAACTGTCACTCCTCCGAAGGGATTTTATGGCACGCGATCGCGTGCTTTTGAGTTCCGCGACAAGATCGAGCACTTGCTCGACACGAGTCCAGATCGGGTTGTCATCGAATTTTCTGGAATTTCTGCAACGCAATCATTCGTCGATGAACTGCTAGGCGTGCTGGTCATCGCCCGAGGGCCGGAAATGGTTACCAGACTGGTGTTCAAGGGCTGCTCAGAGGACATGCGCGCCATCATTAAGTTTGTGCTTAATGATCGTATCGAGCAGTTTGAAGACGCGCACCAACAGCATTGATTTTGCGATGGTGCGCCACAGGCACTCCATCGCGCCATCGCGCAAGCACTAAAAATTCTTGCCGACTTTTATAAACCGTTCATTTCAATATTGGCATGCCAGAGCACAGCCCATGCTGCGGCCTCGCAGTATGTCGCTGGCCACCCTCGACCCAATAGAATCAACCAGCACAACCGTGAAAACACGGCGCCCTCGGTGCCTACCGCCCAATCTGCTCAATCAGATGAAAACCGCGGGCTGATCAAAAAATGGTGTTTGAGCGCCATTCCGCTCACGTTATGGGGCCATCCCTCGCAAGGCGAAAGACAGCCCCTATAATGCTGGCCTGCCCTCCGCTCAAGTCAGTTCTGACTGCTCCCACGCCACCATGACCTCTGCTCCAACCCTTGTCCCGCTGTCGCCCGATGGCATCAATGCCAGCCCCCACGCTGGCACGGCCGCCCTTCCTGCTACGGCCACCGCGCTGCCCTCCGCCCCTCCACGTCCGGACGCCGCGGCATTCGCCGCCGTGCTCACGGGCGGCGCCTGGATGCGGCTCACGCCGTTCGGCGTGATCGAAGTCGCTGGGGCCGATGCCGCGACGTTCCTGCATAGCCAGCTCACCAGCGATATTGCTCACCTCGATACCGCGCACGCGCGCCCCTCGGGTTATTGCTCGGCCAAAGGCCGGCTGCTCGCGTCATTTCTCGTCTGGCGTAACGCTGAAGCGGTTTATCTGATGTTGCCGCAGGACGTGCAGGCCGCCACCAGCCGTCGGCTGGCCATGTTTGTGTTGCGCGCCAAGGCCCGTCTGACGGACGCCAACGAGGCCATCACGCTGATCGGTTTCGCGGGAGCGGTACAAGAGGCGCTCGCGGGCCTGTTCGAGACGCTGCCGCAGTTGCCGTACGAGAAGGTCGATGGCCCGGCTGGCACCCTGATCCGGCTGGCCGATGCGGCAGGTCGGCCACGCTATCTGTGGGCTGCGCCCACGGCTGAGGTGGAGGCCCATCTGGCCCGCCTCGGCACGCTCGCGGTGGCCTTGCCCGAGGTCTCAGCGGCGCTCTGGGACTGGCTTGAGATTCAGGCGGGCGAGCCGCGCATTACCCAGCCTGTCGTTGAGCAGTTCGTGCCGCAGATGGTCAACTTCGATGTGATCGGTGCCGTCGATTTCCGCAAGGGCTGTTATCCGGGGCAAGAGGTGGTGGCGCGCAGCCAGTATCGCGGCACGATCAAACGGCGCATGGCGCTGGCGCACGTGGAGCAGGACGAAGCCGCGGCAAGCGGCGTGGAGCTTTTTCATCCTGACGATCCGGGCCAGCCGTGCGGCAAAGTGGTCAGCGTGGCCGCCGCGCCGCAAGGGGGCAGCGATTTGCTCGCGGAGCTCAAGCTGGCCGCGCTGGACAGTGGCACGGTTCACCTCGGTGCGGTGGATGGCCCGGCGCTCACCGTGCTGCCCTTGCCCTACTCCATTCCGACCGAAGTTTGATGCATCTGGATGGTTCGAGGTGCCTGCTGGCGGCGCTCTGCTCGCCATCGGGCCTGAAACTTTCCTGTGTCTTGTTTTTTTAGGGGTCGTCTCAGAAAACGGAAAATAAAGCACGCTAAGCGTGCGCAGAGGCGGGTACCCAGCGGTACAGCGTAGGGATGGAAACGCCGAGATTCTTGGCCACGTCCTTGGGCGGCACACCGCTGGCCAACAGCTTCTTGGCCGACTCGATCTTGCTGCCGGTCATTTTCGGCTTCCGGCCACCCTTGCGACCGAGCTGCCTGGCGACTTCCAGCCCGGCGCGGGTACGCTCGATGGTCAACTCGCGTTCCATCTCGGCCAGGCTCGCCATAACGTGGAAGAAGAACCGACCGGGCGGCGTGCCGGTGTCGATAGAGTCGGTAAGACTCCTGAACTGGACGCCTTGCTTGTGCAGGTCGCCGACCAGATCAACCAGTTGCTTGACCGAGCGGCCCAATCGGTCGAGCTTCCAGACAACCAGTGTGTCGCCCTCGCGCAGCATTTCGAGTGTCTTGGCCAAGCCGGGACGATCCGCCCGTGTGCCGCTCACCGTGTCCTCGAAGATCTTTTGGCACCCGGCCTTGACCAAGACTTCGCGTTGCAGCTCAAGGTTCTGATCCTGTGTTGAGACACGCGCATAACCGATCAACATTGGCTAGCCTTCTGAGTTTGCACAGGACTAGTACGGTAAACCGGATTTCCTCGCCAATCGCCACAGCCCCACTCACGTACAAACCGAAATATTTTGAGTGGACGATTCACTCTTGAAAGCCCAAGTTCTTTGCGGAGGTCATCACGCAGCAGAGAGAGTACGTTATCGATTGTGGCACCTCTGCCAGATGCGTGCGCTTCAAGATATTTAACCGTTTCGTTTATTTGACCAAGGTCGCCAAGTAATTGGATGTCAGCAACAGCCGATTCAAAAGCCATAGCCTGTTCTTCGGTCTTGTCCTCACGATTCGCGGCTGTTTCGAGTCGACGATATGCTTCCAGTAAATATTGAACAATCATGTCATGCCGTTTATTGGCACGGTCTCTGGCCATATTGGAGCGGTGCACCACATACCAGCCAATAACCACAAAAAGTGCAGCAATCATCGGACCTATAAGTGGCGCCAAGCGGACAATTTGGTCAAGCATCAGATGCTCCCTCATAGTCGTTGCGGTCTTCGCCGTCAGCATCCTGACGCACGGCGGGGAGTTGCTTGAGCAATTCTGGTAGCGCCGTCTCCGCGGTGTCCCACACGACATCGAGGTTGATATCGAAGTACCCGTGGGCGATGCGGTTGCGCATGCCGCGCATATTGCGCCAAGGCACTTGCGCGTGAGCCTGGGCGAATCTGGCATAGCCATCCATCACTTTCGTGGCCGCCTCACCGATGATGATGAGGCTCATGATGACAGCTTGCTGGGTACGCTTATCCTCAAGGAAACGCTCTTTGATCATACCTTCCACGAAGCTGCGCGCATCGGTAGCGGCCTGCTGCATGTGGTCTAGGTAATCGGGCAGTCGGTAGTTTTCGCTCATACCGACTGTGCTTCCGCGAGCACCTTGGCACGGAATTTGGGCGGCAGATCGGCCGGGGTGAGCAGATCAACGTGGATGCCGAGTAGCAATTCCAGTTCTTCTTGCAGACCACCCAAGTCGAACAGCGTCGCACCGGGCAGCGCATCGACCAGCAAATCGAGGTCGCTGCCATCGCGGTCGGTACCATGCAGCACCGAGCCGAAGACGCGTGGATTGGCAGTGCGGAAGCGACTAACCGCTTCACGCACTGCACTTCGCTTCATATCAAGCACAACGGACGGTCGCATGGGCATCCTTATCGAAACTCGTTGAGATGATAGGCAATCAAGAATAGAGTTTCAAGAGCTATTTTCGAGAATCGCAATGCTTTGATTTTCCGTGTTCCGGCAATTGCCTTGGCGGGATTATCACAAACCTATGTTTTCAAGAAAAAGGAAACCACATGCCCCGCCGTTCGATCCTGTCCGCAGCCGAACGTGAAAGCCTGCTGGCGCACGCTGTTCATCCTGGACTGGCCGCAAAGCGTCGAGTTGCGCCGCCGCGTGCATGCAGGACTGAACAAGGGCGAAGCCCGCAACGCGCTGGCCCGCGCCATGTTCTTCAACCGTCTGGGTGAAATCCGCGGCCGCAGTTTCGAGCAGCAGCGTTATCGGGCCAGCGGCCTCAACCTGGTGACAGCGGCCATCGTGCTATAGAACACGGTCTATCTGGAGTGGGTGGCGAACGCGCTGCGTGGCAACGGCCATGCCGTCGATGGCGCCCTGTTACGCCCCCTGATGGAGACAATGAACGTATTCGTCGCTACGGTTACTCAGGGTGTTGTAAAGAAGGCCGGCTCTGTGCGAAACATCGGGCGACGGAAACGTTAATTAGCCCACCCATAAACTCAAGGAGTGGTTAAATCGTGCCCAATATTGGCATGAGGAAATTTATTATGAAAATTTTTAATAAAAATACGAAACACAGCAATGCCGATCAAAACACGCCCCTGATTAATAAAAATGAAAAAACCTCGAATTACGGAACATTTAATAATCAGTCATGTAGCGTGGAGACGCCGCAAGGGATAAGGGCAAGTTGCGATGCGCTCATCACCCCGCTCATAAACCAGGCCCAGCTTTTGCCAAAAAAAATTTTTCAAAGTTATATCAACCAGTACACACAAATCAATACCAAAAAAATCCCCTACAAGGCAAACGACGGGAATTAAACGATGCCAAACGCCGCGCGTAATGCCGCCGCCGCAGCGGCATGCGCTGCCGCGACCTCGGGAATAAATCCGCCCAGCTTGAAAAACTCATGCACCATCCCGGCGTAGCATTCCAGCGTGACCGCATTACCCGCTGCGCGCAGCTTGCGCGCATAAGCCGCGCCTTCATCGCGTAGCGGATCGTATTCGGCGATGGCGATCCACGCCGGTGCCACGCCGGAAAAATCCGGCGCGCCTCGCATCCCATCGAGCGGTGCAAAACGCCAGTCATCGCGGTCTTCCGCATCGCGCACATAGTGCTCGAAGAACCACTGAATCGTGTCGCGGCTCAACAGAAAGCCCTCGGCAAACTGCGCTTGCGAAGCGCTTTGCTGGTGGCCTGTCGTGCCGGGATACAGCAACAGTTGCAACACCGGGGCCATGCCCGCCTCGCGCGCCAGCACCGCGCACACCGTGGCGAGCGTGCCGCCTGCGCTATCGCCGCCCAGCGCGATCCGCGCGCTGTCGATGCCATACGATGCCGCTGTGTCGTGCAGCCAGCGGAGCGCATCAAAGGCATCCTCCACCGCCGTCGGAAAACGATGCTCCGGCGCCAGGCGGTAATCGACCGAGAGCACCGCGCAGTGCGCCTCACGCGCGAACATGCGGCACAACGCATCGTGGGTGTCGACGCTGCCTATCGTAAAGCCACCGCCGTGGTAGTACACCAGCGCGGGCGCAGGGGCCGTCCAGCTGGGTTCGAACGGCTGATAGAGCCGCGCGCGAATCAGCTCGCCATCGCGCATCGGCAGTGCCAGATCGTCGACCGAAAACATGGGCGCGGAGGCAATCTCCAGGATGGGCGCGCTTTTCTCGTAAGCGAGGCGCGCCTGTTGTGGCGTCAGCGTGGAATAAGGCGGACGTTGGGCTCGCGCGATCATCTCGAGCATCTGTTCGACTTTGGGATTCAACGGCATCGGTGCGCCAGGACTAGGGTTAAGGCCGGGGTTAAGGCCGGAGTCAAGGTCAAATCAGCCGGACCAGCTGCTTGCCGAAGTTCTGCCCTTTGAGCAAACCGATCAGCGCCTCGGGCGCGTTTTCGAGCCCTTGAACCACACTCTCACGGTAATGCAGCTGTTTTTGCACGATGAGCTCGGCGAGCAGCGTCTGGGCTTGCGGCCAGAGGTCGAGATGCTCGGTGACGATAAACCCTTCCAGTTTCAGCCGTTGCGTGAGGATCAGTGCCGGTTGCCGCAATGGCACCGGTTGGCCGTCATAACCCGCGATCATGCCGCACAGCGCGATCCGGCCAAAGGCATTCATCTGGCTGAGCACCGCATCCAGTACCTCGCCTCCGACGTTTTCAAAATGGCCGTCAATACCCTCCGGCGTCGCCGCTTTCAGATCCTGCTGCAGATGGCCTGCCTTGTAATCGACACAGGCATCGAAACCCAGGGTTTCGACCACATAACGGCATTTTTCCGCGCCTCCGGCGATACCCACGGCACGGCAACCGGCACGCTTCGCCAGTTGCCCGACCACACTGCCCACCGCGCCACTGGCCGCGCTCACCACCACCGTCTGGCCGCTTTGCGGCGCAATGATGCGGTTGAGTCCATACCACGCCGTCACGCCCGGCATGCCTGCGGCACCCAGCCATGCCGACAGCGGAACTTGCGGGTTCGGTACCGCTTGCACGCCCGTGCCATCGGAGGTGCCCCACTCTTGCCAGCCAAAATGGCCGATCACCTGGGTGCCAGGGGTAAAACGCGGATGGCGCGATTCCACCACCTCCCCTACCGTGCCGCCGATCATGACTTCATTGAGCGGCTGTGGCGCGGCATACGATTTGCCGTCGTTCATCCGGCCACGCATATAGGGATCGAGCGACAGAAAATGATTGCGCACGCGAAACTGTCCCTCACCTAGCGGCGGCAACGGGGTTTCGACCTGCTTGAAATTGTCGGGCGCGACGGCCCCTTGTGGGCGCGAAACGAGCAAAACCTGACGGTTCATGAGCGGCGAAAGCGGCTTGGACATGGCATTGACCTTATGAGTGTGCTGCGAGTGTGCTGCGGGTGTGGCGAATAGATGAACGGCGCGAATGAGGCACGGCCTTCAGCCGTCGCTGGGGCCGGGCATGACGCCGTCCGGGCTGCGCAAGCGCTGCTGCGTCACTTCACGGCCAATCGCCAGCCGCCGCATGTATTTGAACGTGCCGAGCGCCTTGGCGACGAAATGGCCTTCGCTGTCGCGGATTTCGCCTTCGCAATACGCCATGGTTTTCGAGCGGTGCAGCACGCGAGCGTGGGCGTGCAACTCGCCGCGCCCTGGCTGCATAAAGCTGAGCTTCATTTCGACCGTGACCACGCCGATGCCCTCATCGGCGAGGCTGCGTGCCGCCATGGCTAGCGCCACATCGGCGAGGGTCATCGTGATACCACCGTGGGCCACGCTCCAGGTGTTCAGATGTTCGGGCGCAAGGGGCAAGCGCGCTTCGCTCACGCCATCGACGGCGCTCAGCAGTTGCACCCCGAGAAGATCGACGAACGGGCTTTCGACGGGCATCGGGCGCACGGCGGACACACGGGCGGGAGCCGAAGCGCCAGCGCCCTCAGGATCAGGAAAGCGGAGCGCGCCGGGAACGCCAGGCATGTGAGGGATACCAGGAAAAGACATTGCCATGCGTCACGCTTCGCAAGCGTAATCGAGGCATTCGCGCGATTGTTGCACCGCACGGACAAATGCCTTGATCGCTTCATGCTGGGGATGAACCTGATAGGCATCGAGTGCGGCTTGGTCAGCGAACTCGGAGAGCAGTACGACGTCGCTGCTGGCTTCGAGCCCTGGCTGGGCCAGGCCGACCTCGAGGCGCAGGATGCCCGGGACGAGATCGCGGCAGCCTTCGAGTTTTTCCTTGAGCTTGCGCGCGTTGTCGGCACGGCTTGCGCCTTCGGCGGTTTCTTTCAGTTTCCACAGCACAATGTGTCGGATCATGGGATGGCCTGCAATGAAGTAAGTGAGGTTGAATGCGAAAACGTTCTGGCCCAGCGAGCCAAGCCGACACGATACCCGATTGGCTCATCCGGCATGCTGCGCGCGGATGCCGGGCTCTGTCTGCCCATGTCGGGGGGCTTACGCCACTTCGAAGAGCCCCGCCGCCCCCTGGCCGCCGCCGATGCACATCGTCACCACAACATATTTCACGCCCCGCCGCCGGCCTTCGAGCAGCGCATGGCCGGTCAGCCGCGCGCCCGACACGCCATAGGGATGCCCCACCGCGATCGCGCCACCATTCACATTGAGCCGCTCGTCAGGAATGCCCAGTTTGTCGCGGCAGTAAATCACCTGCACCGCAAAGGCCTCGTTGAGCTCCCACAAGCCGATATCCTCGATCTTCAGCCCCGCGCGCTGCAGCAGCCGGGGCACGGCGTACACCGGGCCAATTCCCATCTCGTCGGGCTCGCAGCCTGCCACCGCAAAGCCGCGAAAAATTCCCAGCGGCGCGAGCCCCTCGCGCTCGGCCCGCTGCGCGCTCATCACAACGCATGCCGAGGCACCATCGGAAAACTGGCTGGCGTTGCCCGCCGCGATCACGCCACCGGGCAAGGCCGGACGAATCTTCGCCACCCCTTCGAACGTGGTGCCGGCGCGAATGCCCTCATCCGCGCTGAGCGTGACTTCGCGCGTGAAGAGACGTCTACTGGCTTGATCCGCGATGCCCGCCGTGACCGTGATGGGCACGATTTCTGCCGCGAAACGGCCCGCGGCTTGAGCGGCGGCGGCGCGCTGCTGCGAACGCGCGCCATAGGCGTCTTGCGCCTCGCGCGGGATGCCGTAGCGCTGTGCGACGATTTCCGCGGTTTGCAGCATCGGCCAGTAAATCTCGGGCTTGTGCTGGTTCAGCCAGCCTTCGGTCGCCATATGGTGGTTCATCTCGTTCTGGACACAGGAAATTGATTCGACGCCGCCCGCGACGAAGACCTCGCCCTCGCCTGCGATCACGCGTTGCGCAGCCAGCGCGATGGTTTGCAAGCCCGAGGAGCAAAAACGGTTGACCGTCATGCCCGGCACGCTCACGGGCAAACCAGCGCGCAAGGCAATCTGGCGCGCGATATTGCCACCGGTTGCGCCTTCCGGATTAGCGCAGCCCATCAGCACGTCATCGACTTGTGCCGGGTCAAGCCGCGCGCGTTCGACGGCAGCTTGCACCACGTGGCCGCCAAGTGTCGCGCCATGGGTCAGGTTGAATGCGCCGCGCCACGATTTGGCAAGACCCGTGCGGGCGGTGGATACGATTACAGCATCGATCATGCGTGTCTCCTCGGACAGATAGGCCGGTAGTCGGTACGGTAGTTGGTACGGTAGTCGGTTATCACTTGTCAGTAGCCCGCGAGGCAACGGCTACGATGAAACGTGTTCAGGCCCGCGGCGTCAAAGCGCCTCGGTGCCGCTCAACGCCGCGGAATTCACCCGCGCCACGCCTGCGGCCTGCAAGCGTCGCCATGCCCCGGCGAGGGAGCCCTCAAGATCGATCGCGCGCGAGGCGTCTTCGATCACGGCGACCTCGAACCCCGCCGCCTGGGCATCGAGAGCGGACCAGGCAACGCAGTAATCGGTCGCCAGTCCGCAACACCAGACGCGTCGCACTCCGGTCTCGCGCAGATAGCCCGTGAGGCCCGTCGGCGTGACGCGATCGGCTTCGACAAACGCCGAGTAGCTATCGACTTCGGGATGATGCCCCTTGCGAATCACGGCGCGCGCATGCGCGATTTCGAGGCCGCGATGCAAGGCCGCGCCTGGCGTGTCTTGTACGCAGTGCGTAGGCCACAGCACCTGGGGGCCATAAGGCAGCATGAGGGTATCGAACGGCGCATGGCCTGCATGATTCGCGGCAAACGACACATGCGATGGCGGATGCCAGTCCTGGGTCAGCACCACATGGCTAAAGCCGCGCGCCAGCGCGTTGACGAGCGGCACAATCGCATCGCCATCCGGCACCGCCAAGGCTCCGCCTGGCATGAAATCATTTTGCAGGTCGATCACCAGCAGTACGTCGCGGGCGTCGCGGAGGTTGCGGGCAGCGTGCCTAGCGGGCGGCATCATTGAAGCCCTGTCCTTGCGCCGCACGTTCGGCAAGCCCCGGCGCCACCTGCCACGCGGCGCCATTGGGCTGCGCGGCATAACGGCGGATCGCCCGTTCGACATTGAACAGGCCCACGCTGTCGGCATACAGCATCGGGCCGCCACGCCATAGCGGAAAGCCATAACCGCTCAGGTACACCATGTCGAGATCCGACGCACGCGCGGCGATGCCCTCCGTGAGAATCCGCGCGCCTTCGTTGACGAGCGCGTACACCAGACGCTCGACAATTTCCTCATCGGGCAGCATGCGCCGGGCCACACCTTGTTCCGCGGAGTACGCCACGATCAGCGCATCGACCTCGGGCGACGCAGACGCGCTGCGCTCGCCGGGCCGGTAGTCATACCAGCCGCTGCCGGTTTTTTGCCC from Paraburkholderia hayleyella encodes:
- the pncA gene encoding bifunctional nicotinamidase/pyrazinamidase; this translates as MPPARHAARNLRDARDVLLVIDLQNDFMPGGALAVPDGDAIVPLVNALARGFSHVVLTQDWHPPSHVSFAANHAGHAPFDTLMLPYGPQVLWPTHCVQDTPGAALHRGLEIAHARAVIRKGHHPEVDSYSAFVEADRVTPTGLTGYLRETGVRRVWCCGLATDYCVAWSALDAQAAGFEVAVIEDASRAIDLEGSLAGAWRRLQAAGVARVNSAALSGTEAL